From the genome of Nicotiana sylvestris chromosome 2, ASM39365v2, whole genome shotgun sequence, one region includes:
- the LOC104240892 gene encoding uncharacterized protein, producing the protein MCLVFVCDEDERVLQRQAAPGACPYCGGLVQALDMESQWRFCFVPLYFKTKRRYYCTLCTRRLIIQ; encoded by the coding sequence ATGTGTTTGGTGTTTGTATGTGATGAAGATGAGAGGGTATTACAAAGACAGGCAGCTCCAGGGGCATGTCCTTACTGTGGAGGGTTGGTTCAAGCCTTGGACATGGAGAGCCAGTGGAGATTCTGCTTTGTCCCTCTTTATTTCAAGACTAAGCGCAGATATTACTGTACCCTTTGCACCAGGCGTCTCATCATCCAATAA
- the LOC104240890 gene encoding protein ROOT PRIMORDIUM DEFECTIVE 1 encodes MLTQLLSKLNHQPPTTTILLLLRRKTTSAEYVASRNRDPTFEKLMDKYKNLFKVISIQNLILGTTTTNNATASPPAVSVDFLNRLSQRLHLNRGATHFLRKYPHIFHIFHHPTKLQPFCTLTESALKITQQEAAAINASLPLVINRLVRMLSMSVTKTLPLRAIFKVFRELGLPDDFEDSVILKKSNLFALVDSGIEPNTHLLKLVGDVIPKSELVAAVDSWRVMECCKEDVGVDRNEILYSFKHSYPPGMKLRRSFKAKVKEWEKLKYVGPYEAVEIGEKRKSKIGTMEMEKRAVGIVHEFLSLTVEKMVEVEKISHFRKWFGIDLNIRDLFLDHPGIFYLSTKGYRHTVFLREAYERGCLIEPNPVYEARRKLFDLVILGRRGLSRGHSEPTSVRQGDDGIDELKTDSDED; translated from the coding sequence ATGCTGACCCAACTCCTCTCCAAACTAAACCATCAACCACCCACCACCAccatcctcctcctcctccgccGGAAAACTACCTCAGCTGAATACGTAGCCTCGAGAAACCGAGACCCCACTTTCGAAAAACTCATGGACAAATACAAAAACCTCTTCAAAGTCATCTCGATTCAAAACCTCATCCTCGGCACCACCACCACCAACAACGCCACCGCCTCACCCCCCGCCGTGTCCGTCGACTTCCTCAACCGCTTATCTCAGCGCCTCCATCTCAACCGCGGCGCCACCCATTTCCTCCGTAAGTACCCCCACATCTTCCACATTTTCCACCACCCCACCAAATTACAACCCTTTTGTACACTCACTGAATCCGCcctcaaaatcacccaacaagAAGCTGCAGCTATCAATGCTTCTTTACCACTTGTAATCAACCGTTTAGTGCGTATGTTGTCTATGTCAGTGACTAAAACACTGCCCCTTAGAGCCATTTTCAAGGTTTTTAGGGAACTTGGTTTGCCTGATGATTTTGAGGATAGTGTAATCTTGAAAAAATCTAATCTTTTTGCACTTGTTGATAGTGGGATTGAACCAAACACTCATTTATTGAAACTTGTTGGGGATGTAATACCGAAAAGTGAGTTAGTTGCAGCTGTTGATAGTTGGAGGGTTATGGAGTGTTGTAAAGAGGATGTTGGGGTTGATAGGAATGAGATTTTGTATAGTTTTAAGCATAGTTATCCACCAGGGATGAAGTTGAGGAGGAGTTTTAAGGCAAAGGTTAAGGAATGGGAAAAGTTGAAGTACGTGGGGCCGTACGAGGCGGTGGAGATTGGGGAGAAGAGAAAGAGTAAGATTGGGACGATGGAGATGGAGAAAAGAGCTGTTGGGATTGTTCATGAGTTTTTGAGTTTGACAGTTGAGAAAATGGTTGAGGTAGAGAAGATTAGTCATTTTAGGAAATGGTTTGGGATTGATTTGAATATAAGGGACTTGTTTTTGGATCATCCAGGGATATTTTATTTGTCGACGAAAGGGTATAGGCATACAGTGTTTTTGAGGGAGGCTTATGAAAGGGGATGCTTGATTGAACCGAACCCGGTGTATGAGGCTAGGAGGAAGCTATTTGATCTTGTTATTTTGGGACGGCGTGGATTGTCTAGAGGTCACTCTGAGCCAACGAGCGTGAGACAGGGTGACGATGGTATTGACGAGTTGAAGACTGATTCAGATGAAGATTGA
- the LOC104240893 gene encoding ATP-dependent zinc metalloprotease FTSH 6, chloroplastic translates to MKMSPALSLFVTQFPLCKSQDFSKDTHNPKISNKETPCQKSYSDARINRRKLLGTSGLSLVAGTLAKPARAETEAPIEATSSRMSYSRFLEYLNQGAVKKVDFFENSAVAEIFNPALNKVQRVKVQLPGLPPELVRKLREKDVDFAAHLPEMNVIGPLLDLLGNLAFPLILLGSLLLRSSSSNTPGGPNLPFGLGRSKAKFQMEPNTGVTFDDVAGVDDAKQDFQEIVEFLKTPEKFAAVGAKIPKGVLLVGPPGTGKTLLAKAIAGEAEVPFLSLSGSEFVEMFVGVGASRVRDLFNKAKQNSPCLVFIDEIDAVGRQRGTGIGGGNDEREQTLNQLLTEMDGFTGNTGVIVIAATNRPEILDQALLRPGRFDRQVSVGLPDIRGREEILKVHSNNKKLDKDVSLSVIAMRTPGFSGADLANLMNEAAILAGRRGKDKITSKEIDDSIDRIVAGMEGTKMTDGKNKILVAYHEVGHGVCATLTPGHDAVQKVTLIPRGQARGLTWFIPGEDPTLISKQQLFARIVGGLGGRAAEEIIFGEAEITTGAAGDLQQITQIARQMVTMFGMSEIGPWALTDPATQSGDLVLRMLARNQMSEKLAEDIDAAVRHIIERAYEVAKNHIRNNREAIDKLVDVLLEKETLTGDEFRAILSEFTNIPSANINSKPIRELIEA, encoded by the exons ATGAAAATGTCTCCTGCCCTTTCTTTGTTTGTCACTCAATTTCCCCTATGCAAATCCCAAGATTTTTCTAAGGATACTCACAATCCTAAAATCTCCAATAAAGAAACCCCATGTCAAAAATCATATTCAGACGCCAGAATAAACAGGAGGAAGCTGTTGGGTACTAGTGGTTTGAGCCTTGTAGCAGGGACTTTGGCTAAACCAGCAAGAGCAGAAACTGAAGCACCAATTGAAGCAACATCAAGTAGAATGTCATATTCAAGATTCTTGGAATACTTGAATCAAGGTGCTGTGAAAAAAGTTGATTTCTTTGAGAATAGTGCTGTTGCTGAGATATTCAATCCTGCTCTTAACAAAGTCCAGAGAGTTAAAGTTCAGTTGCCAGGATTGCCACCAGAATTGGTGAGAAAACTTAGAGAGAAGGATGTAGATTTTGCTGCTCATCTCCCTGAAATGAATGTCATAGGACCACTTCTTGATTTACTTGGGAATTTAGCTTTTCCATTGATATTGCTTGGCTCTTTGCTGTTGAGAAGCTCTTCTTCAAATACCCCTGGTGGGCCAAACTTGCCTTTTGGATTAGGAAG GAGCAAAGCCAAATTCCAGATGGAACCAAATACAGGAGTAACATTTGATGATGTGGCTGGAGTAGATGATGCAAAGCAAGATTTTCAAGAGATTGTTGAGTTCTTGAAAACCCCAGAAAAGTTTGCTGCAGTTGGGGCAAAGATACCAAAGGGAGTTCTCTTAGTAGGGCCACCAGGGACAGGGAAGACATTGCTAGCTAAGGCGATCGCCGGAGAAGCAGAGGTTCCGTTCTTATCTCTCTCTGGTTCAGAGTTCGTTGAGATGTTTGTTGGTGTGGGAGCTTCTAGAGTTAGGGACTTATTCAACAAGGCAAAGCAAAATTCACCTTGTTTAGTCTTTATTGATGAGATTGATGCTGTTGGGAGGCAAAGAGGAACTGGTATTGGTGGTGGAAATGATGAAAGAGAGCAGACACTTAACCAACTTCTCACTGAAATGGATGGTTTTACTGGAAACACTGGAGTCATTGTCATTGCTGCTACTAATAGGCCTGAAATTCTTGATCAAGCTTTGCTTCGACCTGGAAGATTTGATAGGCAG GTAAGTGTTGGACTGCCTGATATAAGAGGAAGGGAAGAAATATTGAAGGTTCATAGTAACAATAAGAAGCTTGATAAAGATGTATCTTTAAGTGTTATTGCAATGAGAACACCAGGATTCAGTGGTGCAGATCTTGCAAACCTCATGAATGAAGCTGCCATTCTAGCTGGAAGAAGAGGAAAAGATAAGATTACCTCGAAAGAGATTGATGATTCCATCGATAGAATTGTTGCTGGAATGGAAGGAACCAAGATGACAGATGGAAAGAATAAGATTTTGGTAGCATATCATGAAGTTGGACATGGTGTCTGCGC GACATTGACTCCTGGTCATGATGCAGTACAGAAAGTTACATTGATCCCAAGAGGGCAAGCTCGCGGTCTTACATGGTTTATTCCTGGTGAAGATCCGACCTTGATCTCTAAGCAGCAACTTTTTGCTAGAATAGTTGGAGGCTTAGGAGGTAGAGCAGCAGAGGAAATAATTTTTGGTGAAGCAGAAATCACTACTGGTGCAGCTGGAGACTTGCAACAAATAACTCAAATAGCAAGACAA ATGGTGACAATGTTCGGGATGTCTGAGATAGGACCATGGGCGTTAACTGATCCTGCAACACAAAGTGGTGACTTGGTGCTGAGAATGCTGGCGAGGAATCAAATGTCAGAGAAACTAGCAGAAGACATTGATGCAGCTGTAAGGCACATAATTGAGAGAGCATATGAAGTTGCAAAGAACCACATAAGGAACAACAGGGAGGCAATCGACAAATTAGTGGACGTGCTGCTAGAAAAGGAGACTCTTACAGGAGATGAGTTCAGAGCTATACTCTCTGAATTCACTAATATCCCATCAGCTAACATAAACAGTAAACCTATTAGAGAACTGATTGAGGCCTAA
- the LOC104240891 gene encoding uncharacterized protein, translating into MEWPSTSWNVFGSAKTNINMIEQAKEELEILEDQHPNKFEYLKLELRSFITFLESNNSDSVPSTSAATQESSSNRKRKNGSNGSQGNQEPNKKKLQKVVLDPVSCTKRSRIDVVLERAQACLQKIQRFKTSN; encoded by the exons atggaaTGGCCGTCAACATCATGGAATGTGTTTGGCTCAGCAAAAACGAACATTAATATGATAGAACAAGCAAAAGAAGAACTGGAAATTTTAGAAGATCAGCACCCAAACAAATTTGAGTATCTGAAGTTGGAGCTCAGATCCTTCATCACTTTTCTTGAATCCAACAACTCTGATTCTGTTCCTTCCACCTCTGCTGCTACTCAag AGTCATCAAGCAACAGGAAGAGGAAAAATGGAAGCAATGGTAGTCAGGGAAATCAAGAACCCAATAAGAAGAAACTGCAAAAAGTAGTGCTGGATCCTGTGAGTTGTACAAAGAGGAGTAGGATTGATGTTGTCTTGGAAAGAGCTCAGGCGTGTCTTCAGAAAATTCAACGGTTCAAAACCAGTAACTAG